The Streptomyces sp. R28 region CTCGCCTTCCAGACGAAGATGCTCCAGGCCTGGCTCGTACTGCCGGTCTTCGCCGTGGTCTATCAACTCGCGGCGGGGAACCCGCCGTTGCGGAGGGTTCTGCGCCTGCTGCTCAGTGGTGCGGTCACGCTGGCCGTCTCCTGCTCGTGGGCGCTGATCGCGTGGGTGACGCCGGCGGACAACCGCCCGTATGTCGACGGTACGTCGAACAACAACCCCTTCAGTCTGGTCTTCGGCTACAACGGCATGAGTCGCTTCAGCGACGACGGCACCGCGTTCGGCGCCGTCCCGGCCACCGCCGCCAGCCGTATGACCGGAAACACCGGCTGGGGGATGCTCGTCAACCACACCGTCGGTCCGCAGATCGCCTGGTTCCTGCCGCTCGCCGTGCTCGCCGTCGTCATGGCTCTGGTCTGGCGCGCCCGTGAGCCGCGGACCGACCTGCTGCGTGCGGGTTTCCTCCTCTGGGGCGGCTGGCTCGCCGTCCATGCCGTGGTGTTCAGCGTCTCCAATGGCAATCACGTCTACTACACGGCCGTGCTCGCACCGGCGATCGCCGCGCTGGCCGGAGGGGGGCTCGCGCTCTTTCGCTCCGCGTACGAGGCGGGCGGCCGGCGACGGCTGTGGCTGCCGTCGGCGATCGTGCTGACGGTGGCCTGGGCGCTCGTACTCGACCGGCCGACCTGGTTCGCCTCCCGGCTGCTGGTGTTCGCCGTGATCTTCGCGGTGTGCGGGACGTTCGTCCTGTGGCCCAGCGGGTCACGCGCCTCCCGGCACCTGGTCCAAGGCTCTCTGGCCGCCGGAATCGCGGCCACTCTGCTCGTACCCGCCGGCTGGGCCGTCTCGTCCCTCGACCCGCGCTACGCGGGCGCCTCCACGTCCCCGACGGCCGGTCCGGTCGGCGAGTTCCACCACCGGGCCCTCCACCACCCGCGCGCTCTCCGCCGGGCCGAGCTCAACCAGCCCAGCGCCCGCGACACCGCCCTGCTGGACTACCTCATCGCGCACCGCAAGGGCGAGAAGTACCTGCTCGCGACCCAGGCCGCCTACCCCGCGGAACGTCTGCTGCGCGCGCAGGCCCAACCCGTGCTCGTCATGGGGGGATTCACCGGGAAGGCCCCCTTCCCCAGCGCCCCGCAGCTCGGCAACCTGATCGCCACTCACCAACTCCGCTACGTGCTGCTCACTCACCTGCGACCCACCACCCCCGCCACGACGTGGGTGAAGTCCCACTGCGAGCGCGTCCGCTCCGGGGCCTACGGCTGGCGCACCAAGGGCAACTTCGGCCTTTACGACTGCCGCGTGCGGGGCTGAGCAGAACGCACCCCCGCCGATCGGCGGGGGTGGAGCAGCCGACTGCGGGATGGGCAAGGCAGAAGAAATACAAAATAATCCGAGCGGGCAATTGTCGTCTCACTTGCGGGCGGCCCATCGCAATTTGTTCGCATCCTGTGAAGCCTGACTTCACCATTCTCACAGGTGTTTCTCATCGAGCGTTTCAGTCATTGAGTCGACTTTCGCGATCCCATGAACTTGCAGGTCGTGACAGTGGTGCGGCTCTTTCTGGATCCGCGAAACGGCACTTTATCGCCCCGGTGCGTGAGCGCCGTCACACTTCCCCGATAAACCGGCCAGGTATTTCCATCGTCAAGCAGGTCGAGAACTTTTGCCCGTTGTTCCACGCGACATCGGCAGAGCCTGGAAAGGATTCTTCTTGACCACCACTCGATCTCCGATATCCACGCAGGGCACCGCTCGGCGTCGGGCGGACATGGCTGTGTTAGGAGGTGTACGGCCGCCACTGGCGGCCCTGCCGGTTCTGCTGGCGCTCGTCGCGGGCCTGACGGTGTTCGCGGTCGGGAGCGATGCCGAACGGGGCGTCCCCGAGGCCGTTCTCAGCTCCCAGCAGCACATCGCCGAGGACGGGGCGGTCGCGCTGCAGGGCGCCGTCGACCAGAGCGTCACCGATCTGCGGGCAGCGGCCGCGGACTTCGGTGGCTCCAAGGCCGTACCGGCGGACGCGATGCTGAACCGTCTCGACCGGTCCTCCCGAAGGTGGCGGGGTACCGCCGTCGTCGACGTGTCCACAGATCGGCTGCTCGCCTCGCACGGCGAGGCCCTACCGCTCGGGAAGGTGAACCTTCGTGGGCTGCCGGCCAACCCGCCACCGAGACTGGTGCGGGACGACTCGGGTGTCACCCGGCTGCTGGCCTTCGCGACGCTGTCGCAAGGCGGCAGGCAGGAGTTGCTCGTCGCCTCCCAGAGCCTGAAGCCGCCGGGCATCTCCGTCGGCAAGAAGCACACGCTCACCGTCGTGGACCGTGACGGGGCCACTCTCACCTCGGCCGGGCCGGGATCCGGCACCGACGGGGCGAAGGCGCTGGCCGGCACCGCCGCCCGCGAGGCGCAGAGCAAAGGGCCGTCGGAAACCGCCGCCGCCGGAGGCTTCGACGGTCCGAGCGGCAGTCTCGTCAGGGCGGCGGACGGCAACACCCGTACCGCCGTCGGATACGCCGCAGTCGCCCGAGGAACTGCCGCGAAAGAGAGTCCGAGCAGCGCACTCGGACTGACGGTCGTCACGACGGTGCGAACCGAGCATCACGGGGCCGGGACCGGTGACCTTCGCCTCGCCCTCCTCGCCGCCGCCGTACTCCTGGCCCTCGCGGCCGGGGTCACCGCCGCCCTCCACCTGGTGGTGCAGCGGCCTGTGCTGCGGTTGCGCCGCGAAGCGCACAGGCTCGGCTCGGCTGACCTCACGGCTCCCGTCCACGCGCCCCGCTTCGGGGAACCTGCCCGGGTCGGCGCCGCGCTGGAGGCACTGCGCCTTCAACTCCTCGGCAGGGGTGGGCCATCGCAGGAGACGGCCGCGCGGCCACCGGCCAAGGGGCGTGTTCTGCTCGGGACGGGCAGGGGCCGGCGTCGGCTCGGACTGCGCACCGTCCTCGTGGTGTGCGCGTTCGCTCTGCTGGCCTGGCCCGCGTCGATGCTGCTGACGATCGGCAGCACCCTGCCGCGCCCGGCCGCGGTCGTACCGCGGCTGATCTCAGACGATCAGCGGCAACGCACCGAGACGACGGCGGATCGCGTGCGCAGGGGGATCAACGACGGGTACGCGGATCTCACCCATCTCGCCACCGTTCTCGACACTTCCCGGTCGGAGGAGGCGCGCAAGGTCCTCGACAGATCCCTGGAGCAGCACGGCCGGTATCGGTCCCTGTACGTCGTCGACGGCGCCGGCAGGATCCTGGCCCGCGCCGGTGGTGAACCCCGTACCCCGAACAAGGCCCGCGTCAGGCCCGGGGTCACGCAGACGAACACCTCCGGCAGGGAACCGGTCCTCGCCGCCGTGGCCGCTCAGCCAGTCAAGGGCGTGCCGACGAAGGCCGGGCGCCACTATGTCGTGGGCGAGTTCAAGGTCCGGTACCTGACCGGCATCCTCGACCGACCCGGTCTCGGCTCGGTGTGGCTGGTGGACTCCGCGCATCGGGTCATCGCGTCCAACAAGGGGTTCGTGGCCTTCGGGCGGGTCTCCGACGGCCGGCTGCGAGCCCAGATGAAGGCCGTCCGCACGACCAAGGGCTCTACGGAGCTGCTGCTCGGCTGGAGGGATCCGGCGGTCGCCGCCGTGGCGCCGTTCACCAACAAGCCGGGAGTCGCGAGCGCACTCGGCTGGAAGGTCGCCTCGATCAGGCCGGTGTTCTGGATCGGCCTGCCTGAGTACGAGGCACAGCGGCGGATCATGCTCGTCGGTCTGCTGGGGGTGACCACGGGCGCCCTCTGCATCGGCTGGCTGTACCTCGTCGTCGTACGGCCGCTACGTGAACTCGCGCAGGGCGCCGAGGCGTTGGCAGCCGGGGACCGCAGAACGGTGCTCTACCCGCGCTACCACGACGAGGTGGGATCCGTCGCCCGCAGCCTCGAACTGATCAGACAGCGACTCCCGCGCACCGACGCACCGTCCGCGCCCGGTTCCCCGGACGGAGCGCCCACTCCCTCCGTTTCCCCCTCCGGCCCCGGTCCCAGGAGCTGACCCGCCGTGCTCTTCCTGTACTGCGTCCTCGCGACGTGCTGCGTCGGCCTGCTCGTCGCAGGCATCGTCGAACAGCGCCGCCATGACGCGAATCTCGCCGCCATACCCACCCGAGTGCTGGTCAACGGCATTCGCGGCAAGTCCTCCATCACCCGGCTGTGCGCGGGCGCCCTGCGCGGCAGCGGCCTGACCACTGTCGCCAAGACCACGGGCACCGCCGCCCGGTTCATCCACCCCGATGCCACCGAAGAGCCGGTCTACCGCAAGTTCGGCATCGCCAACGTCGTGGAGCAGATCGGCATCGTCCGGCGGGCCGCAGGCTACCGGCCCGATGTCCTGGTCATGGAGTGCATGGCCGTCATGCCCGCACTCCAGGAGATCAACCAGTCCAAGCTGATCCGCTCCACGATCGGCGTGCTCTGCAACGTCCGCGAGGACCATCTCGCCGAGATGGGCCCGACGCTGGACGACGTGGCCCGCTCCCTGTGCCGGTCCATGCCGGAGGGCGGCGTCTGCGTCACCGCGGAGAAGGAGCGCTTCCACATCCTCCAGGAGGAGGCCGACGCCCGGAACTGCGAGCTGGTCTACGCCGACCCGGAAACCGTCACCGATGAGGAACTGCGCGGCTTCAGCTGGTTCACCTTCAAGGAGAACGTCGCCATCGCACTCGCGGTCGCCGAACTGCTCGGCGTCGACCGCGCGACCGCGCTGAAGGGAATGTACGAGGCGCCGCCGGACCCCGGTGTGCTGTCCGTCGAGCGGTACCGCACCCCTGACGGAGGGCGGCTGCGATTCGCGAACGTCTTCGCCGCCAACGACCCCGAGTCGACGCTGATGAACATCAACCAGCTGCTCGAACTGGGCGCGATCCACCGTCCGTTGCACGTCGTCATCAACTGCCGTCCCGACCGTGTGGAGCGCAACGGGCAGATGGGCGCGCTCATCCCCCAGCTCGACCCGGAGACGGTGTTCCTCATCGGCCACCCCACCAAGTCGGCCGCCGACGCCCTACCCACCCACTGGACCGGGAACGTCGTCGATCTCGGCGGCGACCGCCGCGACCCCGACCGGCTCACCACCGATCTGCTGGCCCACCTGGGGCCGGACTCCTCGCTCGTCGCCATCGGAAACATCCACGGCCAGGGCGAACTCTTCCTGGAGCGGCTCGCGGCACTCGCGCCCGACCACCCCGACGCCGCCGCCGACCCCGCCGGTCCCTCCGACCCGAGCGACGCCCCCACCTCACTCGTCGCCCACCACAACTCCTCGCATGGAGAGTTCCGTTGATCCCCGCAGTAGTCACACCCCAGATCGCCGCCATCGGCATCGCCCTCGGTCTGGTCTTCTCCCTCCTGTGCTACCTGACCACGAACCTCTCACCGGGCGGCATGATCACCCCCGGCTGGCTCGCCCTCACCCTCGTCGACGATCTGCGGCGTGCCGCCATGGTCGCGGCCGTGGCCGGCCTGACCTACCTGCTGACCAAGCTGCTGCAGCGCTTCGTCATCCTCTACGGCAAGCGGCTGTTCGCCGCCGTCGTGCTCATCGGTGTCCTGCTCCAGGCCGGGCTCTCCCTGGTGCTCCAGCAGCAGTTCCCCACGCTGTTCGCCCATCAGGCCCTCGGGTTCATCGTCCCCGGTCTCATCGCCTACCAGCTCGAGAGGCAGCCGAAGACAGCGACGGTCCTCTCCACCGGCGCGGTCACTTTCGCCACCTACGTGATCTTGGTGTCCGGGCTGCTGCTGGGCGCCCTGCCCACGACATGAGCCGCCCCCTCCCCGACATACGGCGCCATCTCTCCTTCCCTCACACCGGAGTTGATCAGTGAAACGCCTCCTGCCCAGAAACCGTGGGTTCTCCCTGACCAGGAACGCGGCCCTGTTCCTGGTGACAGCCGTCCTGCTCGCGACGAGCTACGCGCTGACCCTGCAGCTCAGGCACCGCACCGACGCTCCGGAGGCATCACAGGCGGCACAGACATCACAAGGATCAAAGGCATCGATGGCATCACATGCATCGCATGGATCACAGGGTGCCGGAATCCGGACCAGGAGCGGCCCGCTGCGCTTCGAGCGGATCGGCAACCCCGCCCGCACGGTCGCCCGCGACCCGCGCGGCACCGTCATCGCCACGTTCACCGACGGCGCCCGTACAGCCGTACTGACAGGACCCAGCAGGACCTTCGCGGAGCCGCGTACGACGGATGCCAAGGTCGTCACCAAGAACTGGGTGCGGCTGCTGCCCAAGCCATGGGCCCGTGGCGCGGAGCAGAGCGCCTGGTTCAAGAACTGGCTCAGGTCCCGGCTCGACAGCCGCGACCCCGACATCCTCGCCACCGCCTTCGACTACATCGCCGGTGCCCCGGCCCGGACGACGGCAGCGGGAGTCAAATACAGCGGTGCCGCCCGCTACACGCCCAGCACCCCCAGCGACTCCGGGCGTGCTGTGCAGGGGAAGCCGAAGCCGCGCACGGGCTCGGACTTCTACGACTACCTGGGCATCCCCTGGACCTTCCCCGACGCGGTCACCCGCCGCCCCGAGAAGGACCGCGCGCGCTCCGTCGACAGCTCCGGCTATGTCCGGCTGGTGTACGGATACCGCTCTGGATTCCCGCTGAACAGCAGGGACAACGCGGCGGGCAACGGGCTGCAGCGGAGCCCCGACGCGATCGCCCGCGGGCGGCTCGGCGTACCCGTGATCCCCCTCACCGACCGCCGCCCCGCCGTCATCCAGCAGCTCCAGCCCGGCGACCTGGTGTTCTTCAAGACACGGGAACTGCCCGGCGGACGGATCGGCCACATCGGTATCTACCTCGGCCTGGACACCGCCGACCACCCGCGCTTCATCTCCAGCCGGAAGAACGCGGGCGGCCCCACCATGGGTGACAAGGGCGGCACCTCACGGCTCGACGGTGACGGCTACTACGCACACGGGCTGCGCGGGGCACGACGCCTCTGACCGCGCTCCGACCGGGTCGACGCCTTGGTTCGCTCACATCGGCCGGGCGCTGGTGCGAGCTCCGGCGGTATGCCGGAGCCAGGCGCAAGGGTCGGTGCTGTCTGCCGGCCCTCGTCCGATGTACCGTCTGCCTGTGCTCACGCCGGTCGACGCCCTTGTGGAGGTCCCGGTGGGGCGGCCGGTGGTCCGTGCCGAGTTCTGAAGCGGAATCAAATGATCTCTGTCCTGATTGTGATCACCACGGTGGTGGCCGGGTGGTCGCTGGTCGCCGGCCGGCTGGAGCAACGGCATGTGCGGGCTCCTCTGGTGCTGGTGCTCGCGGGCGTGGTCACGGGGGTGTTCACCCACAGCCATATCGCCGTCACCCTGAACTCCGAGGTCGCCCAGCATGTGGCCGAGGTCATCCTGGCCGTCCTGCTGTTCGTCGACGCCACCGAGCTGCCGGGCGGGCGACTGTTCGGCAACGACCCCGGCTCCGCCGCGCGGGCACTGCTGGTGGCCCTGCCGCTGAGCCTGATCACGATGGTCCTGCTGGGGACGTTGCTGCTGCCCGGGCTGCCGGTCGCGCTGCTGCTGCTCATCGCGTGCATCGTCGTCCCGACCGACTTCGCTCCGGCCGAGACGCTGGTCCGCGACCGGCGTATCCCGGCGAGGGTGCGCAGCGTGCTCAACGTGGAGAGCGGCTACAACGACGGCATCGTCTCGCCCCTCTTCCTGTTCGCACTGATCCTCGTCGGCACCAACTCCGTCACCCGAACGCCCGCGCAAGCCCTCGGCACGGCCGTGCCGTTCGCGCTGAAGGCCCTCGTGGCCGGCTTCGTGGTGGGGGCGCTGGTGGCGTGGCTGATCAATCTGGCCGACCGCGCGGAGTGGATGACGGAGCAGTCCCGGCGGATCGTCGTGCTGGTCACACCGCTGCTCGCCTACACCGTGACCACGGCGATGGACGGCAATGGCTTCGTGGCCTCGTTCGTGTGCGGGATCGCCTTCCGCTACGTCAGGCAGGCACCGGTCCGCCGACGGGGCGCCTCGGCTCCCCACGCCTCGGACTTCCAGCTCATCGAGGACACCAACTCGATGATGACGATGTGCATGTGGTTCTTCTTCGGCAACGCCGTGGTGCTCGCACTGGGCGAGGGCGTCGACTGGCCCGCCATCGTGCTCTGCGTCGCCGCGCTCACCGTCGTGCGCATCCTTCCGATCATGCTCGCCTTCCTCGGCTCGAAGTTCACCTGGCGAGAACGGCTCATGGTCGGCGCGCTCGGACCACGCGGCACCACCTCCATCGTGTTCGGCCTGCTCGCGTTCAACGCTCTGCCGGACGGGCAGTACGCCGACACCGCCCTGTACGCCATGACCCTGACGGTGCTCGGCAGCGTTCTGCTCCACGGCGGCGGCTCGGTGGTCATCGCCCGGTCCCTGACCGGCCCGCCCCCGTCGGCCGGCGGCGGCCCGGGCTCCCCGGGGACCGACGAGCCGGAGTCACAGGTCGCCGCCAAGCGGAGTTGACGTGCCTGGCGGTGCCGCGTGCTT contains the following coding sequences:
- a CDS encoding poly-gamma-glutamate biosynthesis protein PgsC/CapC, coding for MIPAVVTPQIAAIGIALGLVFSLLCYLTTNLSPGGMITPGWLALTLVDDLRRAAMVAAVAGLTYLLTKLLQRFVILYGKRLFAAVVLIGVLLQAGLSLVLQQQFPTLFAHQALGFIVPGLIAYQLERQPKTATVLSTGAVTFATYVILVSGLLLGALPTT
- the pgsB gene encoding poly-gamma-glutamate synthase PgsB gives rise to the protein MLFLYCVLATCCVGLLVAGIVEQRRHDANLAAIPTRVLVNGIRGKSSITRLCAGALRGSGLTTVAKTTGTAARFIHPDATEEPVYRKFGIANVVEQIGIVRRAAGYRPDVLVMECMAVMPALQEINQSKLIRSTIGVLCNVREDHLAEMGPTLDDVARSLCRSMPEGGVCVTAEKERFHILQEEADARNCELVYADPETVTDEELRGFSWFTFKENVAIALAVAELLGVDRATALKGMYEAPPDPGVLSVERYRTPDGGRLRFANVFAANDPESTLMNINQLLELGAIHRPLHVVINCRPDRVERNGQMGALIPQLDPETVFLIGHPTKSAADALPTHWTGNVVDLGGDRRDPDRLTTDLLAHLGPDSSLVAIGNIHGQGELFLERLAALAPDHPDAAADPAGPSDPSDAPTSLVAHHNSSHGEFR
- a CDS encoding ArnT family glycosyltransferase, with the translated sequence MAAIPTARSTGSHGLRQEAHCRADRPQAPARWERPALAAVLGVAALLYAWGMGHAAIHPYYSAAIRSMATGWRAFFFGGLDTSGSITLDKLPGAFWPDAVSVWIFGPHTWAAALPHVIEGVLTVWLLHRIVRAWAGPFAALIAALTLTFTPVTVVLNRATIPDTALTLLLVAAAGALQKAVRTGRLLPLITCGVWVGLAFQTKMLQAWLVLPVFAVVYQLAAGNPPLRRVLRLLLSGAVTLAVSCSWALIAWVTPADNRPYVDGTSNNNPFSLVFGYNGMSRFSDDGTAFGAVPATAASRMTGNTGWGMLVNHTVGPQIAWFLPLAVLAVVMALVWRAREPRTDLLRAGFLLWGGWLAVHAVVFSVSNGNHVYYTAVLAPAIAALAGGGLALFRSAYEAGGRRRLWLPSAIVLTVAWALVLDRPTWFASRLLVFAVIFAVCGTFVLWPSGSRASRHLVQGSLAAGIAATLLVPAGWAVSSLDPRYAGASTSPTAGPVGEFHHRALHHPRALRRAELNQPSARDTALLDYLIAHRKGEKYLLATQAAYPAERLLRAQAQPVLVMGGFTGKAPFPSAPQLGNLIATHQLRYVLLTHLRPTTPATTWVKSHCERVRSGAYGWRTKGNFGLYDCRVRG
- a CDS encoding NlpC/P60 family protein translates to MASHASHGSQGAGIRTRSGPLRFERIGNPARTVARDPRGTVIATFTDGARTAVLTGPSRTFAEPRTTDAKVVTKNWVRLLPKPWARGAEQSAWFKNWLRSRLDSRDPDILATAFDYIAGAPARTTAAGVKYSGAARYTPSTPSDSGRAVQGKPKPRTGSDFYDYLGIPWTFPDAVTRRPEKDRARSVDSSGYVRLVYGYRSGFPLNSRDNAAGNGLQRSPDAIARGRLGVPVIPLTDRRPAVIQQLQPGDLVFFKTRELPGGRIGHIGIYLGLDTADHPRFISSRKNAGGPTMGDKGGTSRLDGDGYYAHGLRGARRL
- a CDS encoding cation:proton antiporter is translated as MISVLIVITTVVAGWSLVAGRLEQRHVRAPLVLVLAGVVTGVFTHSHIAVTLNSEVAQHVAEVILAVLLFVDATELPGGRLFGNDPGSAARALLVALPLSLITMVLLGTLLLPGLPVALLLLIACIVVPTDFAPAETLVRDRRIPARVRSVLNVESGYNDGIVSPLFLFALILVGTNSVTRTPAQALGTAVPFALKALVAGFVVGALVAWLINLADRAEWMTEQSRRIVVLVTPLLAYTVTTAMDGNGFVASFVCGIAFRYVRQAPVRRRGASAPHASDFQLIEDTNSMMTMCMWFFFGNAVVLALGEGVDWPAIVLCVAALTVVRILPIMLAFLGSKFTWRERLMVGALGPRGTTSIVFGLLAFNALPDGQYADTALYAMTLTVLGSVLLHGGGSVVIARSLTGPPPSAGGGPGSPGTDEPESQVAAKRS
- a CDS encoding cache and HAMP domain-containing protein translates to MAVLGGVRPPLAALPVLLALVAGLTVFAVGSDAERGVPEAVLSSQQHIAEDGAVALQGAVDQSVTDLRAAAADFGGSKAVPADAMLNRLDRSSRRWRGTAVVDVSTDRLLASHGEALPLGKVNLRGLPANPPPRLVRDDSGVTRLLAFATLSQGGRQELLVASQSLKPPGISVGKKHTLTVVDRDGATLTSAGPGSGTDGAKALAGTAAREAQSKGPSETAAAGGFDGPSGSLVRAADGNTRTAVGYAAVARGTAAKESPSSALGLTVVTTVRTEHHGAGTGDLRLALLAAAVLLALAAGVTAALHLVVQRPVLRLRREAHRLGSADLTAPVHAPRFGEPARVGAALEALRLQLLGRGGPSQETAARPPAKGRVLLGTGRGRRRLGLRTVLVVCAFALLAWPASMLLTIGSTLPRPAAVVPRLISDDQRQRTETTADRVRRGINDGYADLTHLATVLDTSRSEEARKVLDRSLEQHGRYRSLYVVDGAGRILARAGGEPRTPNKARVRPGVTQTNTSGREPVLAAVAAQPVKGVPTKAGRHYVVGEFKVRYLTGILDRPGLGSVWLVDSAHRVIASNKGFVAFGRVSDGRLRAQMKAVRTTKGSTELLLGWRDPAVAAVAPFTNKPGVASALGWKVASIRPVFWIGLPEYEAQRRIMLVGLLGVTTGALCIGWLYLVVVRPLRELAQGAEALAAGDRRTVLYPRYHDEVGSVARSLELIRQRLPRTDAPSAPGSPDGAPTPSVSPSGPGPRS